Proteins encoded together in one Piliocolobus tephrosceles isolate RC106 chromosome 15, ASM277652v3, whole genome shotgun sequence window:
- the CD8B gene encoding T-cell surface glycoprotein CD8 beta chain isoform X1 — translation MRPRLWLLLAAQLAVLRGSSVLQQTPAYIKVQTNKMATLSCEAKISLSNMRIYWLRQRQAPSSDSHHEFLALWDSTKGTVHGEEVEQEKIAVFRDASRFILNLTSVKPEDSGIYFCMIIGSPELTFGKGTQLSVVDFLPTTAQPTKKSTPKKRVCRLPRPVTQKGPLCSPITLGLLVAGVLVLLVSLGVVIHLYCRRRRARLRFIKQFYK, via the exons TTCTCCGTGGCAGCTCAGTCCTCCAGCAGACCCCTGCATACATAAAGGTGCAAACCAACAAAATGGCGACGCTGTCCTGCGAGGCTAAAATCTCCCTCAGTAACATGCGCATCTACTGGCTGAGACAGCGCCAGGCCCCGAGCAGTGACAGTCACCACGAGTTCCTGGCCCTCTGGGATTCCACAAAAGGGACTGTCCATGGTGAAGAGGTGGAACAGGAGAAGATAGCTGTGTTTCGGGATGCAAGCCGGTTCATTCTCAATCTCACAAGCgtgaagccagaagacagtggcaTCTACTTCTGCATGATTATCGGGAGCCCCGAGCTGACCTTCGGAAAGGGAACTCAGCTGAGTGTGG TTGATTTCCTTCCCACCACTGCCCAGCCCACCAAGAAGTCCACCCCCAAGAAGAGAGTGTGCCGGTTACCCAGGCCAGTGACCCAGAAAG GCCCACTTTGTAGCCCCATCACCCTCGGCCTGCTGGTGGCTGGCGTTCTGGTTCTGCTGGTTTCCCTGGGCGTGGTCATCCACCTGTACT GCCGGCGGAGGAGAGCCCGGCTTCGTTTCATCAAACA